One genomic segment of Centropristis striata isolate RG_2023a ecotype Rhode Island chromosome 11, C.striata_1.0, whole genome shotgun sequence includes these proteins:
- the LOC131980836 gene encoding immunoglobulin kappa light chain-like, translating into MLFLPAAALCCLCSALAAMATQLLQEDLTWTRRVGERVSFSCRGTRQCNSYNVVWYQKRDTETFTLILRFDRSDGRIVKGYNHPQEDDFSAVNKQNGCELQIQSVKLNHSATYYCSCLKVAFIIFGSGTKLFVGEQVVKPVVSVYPAAPRAHLEGKSSLLCLASAMFPPLVRFSWKRRKENGPLEELPPAEGEQLELRESGRIAAVLLLRQQESSTYKYRCYVQHEGGQVEAPTEQEVPAAAASCPPEREPADLPALQQADWSFQSQCRVKLLCLLYTVLIVKSLVFCCGLSLLMIIRNKGPSTNCTHAD; encoded by the exons ATGCTTTTCctcccagctgctgctctgtgctgTCTGTGCTCAG cgctggctgccatggcaacacagCTGCTTCAGGAGGATTTAACATGGACCAGGAGAGTTGGTGAAAGAGTCTCCTTCAGCTGTCGAGGCACTAGACAGTGTAATAGCTATAATGTAGTCTGGTACcagaagagagacacagaaacattcacACTGATTCTGCGTTTTGACAGGAGTGATGGTAGAAtagttaaaggttacaatcatCCTCAGGAAGATGATTTCTCAGCTGTGAATAAACAGAACGGCTGTGAGTTGCAGATCCAGAGCGTTAAACTAAATCATTCAGCCACCTACTACTGCTCCTGTTTGAAGGTT gcttttatt ATCTTTGGCTCTGGAACTAAACTGTTTGTAG GTGAGCAGGTAGTGAAGCCCGTGGTGAGCGTGTACCCAGCAGCACCCAGAGCCCACCTGGAGGGGAAGAGCTCCCTGCTGTGTCTGGCCTCAGCCATGTTTCCTCCTCTGGTCCGCTTCTCCTGGAAAAGACGAAAGGAGAACGGTCCTCTGGAGGAGCTGCCCCCTGCTGAGggagagcagctggagctcaGAGAGTCGGGACGCATCGCCGCCGTCTTGCTGCTCCGTCAGCAAGAGAGCAGCACGTATAAATACCGCTGCTACGTCCAGCACGAGGGGGGCCAAGTGGAGGCCCCAACAGAACAAG AggttccagctgcagcagcctcCTGTCCTCCAGAGAGAGAACCAGCAGACCTGCCAGCTCTGCAGCAAGCTGACT ggtccTTCCAGTCTCAGTGTAGGGTGAAGCTGCTCTGCCTGCTGTACACAGTGCTGATAGTGAAGAGTCTGGTGTTCTGCTGTGGACTCTCTCTGCTGATGATCATCAGAAACAAGGGACCGTCCACCAACTGCACACATGCTGACTGA